Proteins encoded within one genomic window of Humulus lupulus chromosome 1, drHumLupu1.1, whole genome shotgun sequence:
- the LOC133812738 gene encoding glyoxylase I 4-like, whose translation MSFMEIEEVSNCEALPLLSLNHVSILCRSVWASVRFYEEVLGFVLIKRPSSFKFNGAWLYNYGIGIHLLENPSIMDEYDTINELRPINPKDNHISFQCTDVGLVKRRLQEMGMRYVTAVVEDDGAKVDQVFFHDPDGYMVELCNCENIPIIPLASCPVFKPTSTTTFKKPGPITGPITGPMAKCGFMENVMMESLSMDMLNFSF comes from the exons ATGTCGTTCATGGAGATTGAAGAAGTGAGCAACTGTGAAGCACTGCCTTTGCTCTCTCTAAACCATGTCTCGATTCTATGCAGATCGGTTTGGGCCTCAGTTCGTTTCTATGAAGAAGTTTTGGGCTTTGTTCTCATCAAACGTCCCTCTTCTTTCAAATTCAATGGAGCTTg GCTGTACAACTATGGGATTGGGATACACTTGCTTGAGAATCCATCAATAATGGATGAATATGATACCATTAATGAGTTAAGACCAATCAACCCTAAGGATAACCATATCTCCTTCCAA TGTACTGATGTTGGGCTAGTGAAGAGGAGACTACAAGAAATGGGGATGAGGTATGTGACAGCAGTGGTTGAAGATGATGGTGCCAAGGTTGACCAAGTATTCTTTCATGACCCAGATGGGTACATGGTTGAGCTTTGCAACTGTGAGAACATTCCCATTATTCCACTGGCTTCTTGTCCAGTTTTCAAGCCCACATCCACTACAACTTTCAAAAAGCCCGGCCCAATAACTGGCCCAATCACTGGCCCAATGGCCAAGTGTGGCTTCATGGAGAATGTCATGATGGAGAGCCTCAGCATGGACATGTTGAACTTCTctttttaa
- the LOC133812737 gene encoding B-box zinc finger protein 19-like isoform X2 gives MRTLCDACESAAAIVFCAADEAALCRACDEKVHMCNKLASRHVRVGLANPSEVPRCDICENAPAFFYCEIDGSSLCLQCDMIVHVGGKRTHGRYLLLRQRVEFPGDKPGGNVDEPGSQPGSDQGEAARRGGQNQPSSKMTAEENHQQNHRVSPVRIPEANADGHTKRDTKMIDLNMKPHKLHEQSSNNQD, from the exons ATGCGAACACTTTGTGACGCCTGTGAAAGCGCCGCCGCAATCGTGTTTTGCGCTGCTGACGAGGCTGCCCTTTGCCGTGCTTGTGATGAGAAG GTACACATGTGCAACAAACTTGCTAGTCGGCATGTAAGAGTTGGCTTAGCAAATCCCAGTGAAGTTCCTAGATGTGACATTTGTGAAAATGCACCTG CTTTTTTCTACTGCGAGATAGATGGAAGTTCCCTTTGTTTGCAATGCGATATGATTGTTCATGTTGGTGGTAAAAGAACACACGGAAGATATCTcttgttgaggcagagagttgaG TTTCCAGGAGATAAGCCCGGTGGTAATGTCGACGAACCTGGTTCCCAACCCGGTAGTGATCAAGGCGAAGCAGCTCGAAGAGGAGGACAGAATCAGCCTTCTTCTAAAATGACAGCTGAAGAGAATCACCAGCAAAATCATAGGGTTTCCCCTGTGCGCATACCAGAGGCCAATGCTGATGGACACACCAAGCGTGACACTAAAATGATTGATTTGAATATGAAGCCTCATAAGTTGCACGAACAATCTTCAAATAATCAG GACTAA
- the LOC133781446 gene encoding uncharacterized protein LOC133781446, with product MNKKDKQKAILYVCRVNKVGFGALLETRVKHEKIDEMILNNFPGWDFYSSPVVSGRILLIWHSNLMKVEVIIEDAQFLHYKVKIYGHLEEVFITAVYGSNSLMDRKELWYKLAGIGKLMNPWLIFGDFNAMFNFQDRSGGRLVTAKDIEDAQYWLSLGQVDEFKSSGAYYTWSNKHDVGDHIYSKLDRVFTNELWIDAFPKSEACFKWDPSSDHSYCISCASDCGDLKSIVLKLFRIKHSLKKFYREEVGDVVLRYKEAKEAYCKAQGDLASNPTDLVLQQAELKMQQDYYTILKSYTSWLKQQSKVTWLNDGDENSRYFHAVMKKRRIENRVTTFSVNDRSEKGDVKKALFGIHSIKSPGLDGFGSSFFKGLWEEIGDDVAKAVLGFFQEGRLPSELKETVISLIPKKENPEDANDYRPIACCSTLYKCISKMICTRLAEVLPTLVQSNQGAFIKNRLLAHNILIFHDLLKGYTRKSVSARCFMKIDLSKAYDNVDWQFVEDLLKELCFPSRFIGWILVCLQGTNYNLLMNGRLQGAFKGEKGLRQGDPMSPLLFVLIMEYLTRLLARNTCKKGFGFHPLCKSLKLTNLCFADDLIIFCKGNIKSVEMVNSAFKEFCDTTGLSANKSKSLIYFGWVKAESKKQILDLVQMEEGSFPLKYLGVYLRPTKWKVADCGIILDKLNKKLNSWASRNLSFAGRAQLIHSVLLGIRNFWMSLFILPQKITAAIDKSCRDFLWGAKGNRSKYHLPAWEKVCLPKKFGGVGFREGKKWNIALMAKFFWAISSKEDNLWVKWVNSIYLKEQSFWSLSVKQDMCWYFKKLLKLREIVDMDKLHQAGRGGKFYVKKFYNSLLSVDKVEYAHTVWHKLIVPKHRFIFWQAINSQLLTRDHLGKIMPIPSSCCPVCEIDDETHSHLFMECIFTRKVFGEIENWLGCYFWPRNFIDLQERCSKKLHDLRQLVINAVLAATIYMLWKNRNRCIFYCMSSTIMAISREIKSIVKIRVLGSNNTRVKRVDHYVLNLIESW from the exons ATGAAtaaaaaagataagcagaaagCTATCTTATATGTGTGTAGGGTGAATAAGGTGGGGTTTGGTGCTTTACTTGAAACTAGAGTTAAGCATGAGAAGATAGATGAGATGATTCTTAATAATTTTCCTGGTTGGGACTTTTATTCTAGTCCTGTTGTTTCAGGGCGTATTCTGTTGATTTGGCATTCTAATTTGATGAAGGTGGAAGTGATTATAGAAGATGCTCAGTTCTTACACTATAAAGTCAAGATCTATGGGCATTTAGAAGAAGTGTTTATTACTGCTGTTTATGGTAGTAATTCCTTGATGGATAGGAAAGAGCTATGGTATAAATTGGCTGGAATAGGAAAGCTAATGAATCCTTGGTTAATTTTTGGTGATTTCAATGCAATGTTTAATTTTCAAGATAGGAGTGGTGGAAGGCTTGTCACTGCTAAAGACATTGAGGATGCGCAATATTGGCTTTCATTAGGCCAAGTAGATGAGTTTAAAAGTTCGGGTGCTTATTATACTTGGTCTAACAAGCATGATGTTGGGGATCATATTTACTCCAAACTTGATAGAGTTTTCACTAATGAGTTGTGGATAGATGCTTTTCCCAAGTCTGAAGCCTGTTTCAAATGGGACCCTTCTTCGGATCATAGCTACTGCATT TCTTGTGCTTCGGACTGTGGAGATCTTAAGAGTATTGTGCTGAAACTTTTCAGAATCAAGCATAGTTTGAAGAAATTTTATAGAGAAGAGGTGGGAGATGTTGTGTTAAGGTACAAAGAGGCTAAGGAGGCTTATTGTAAGGCTCAAGGGGACTTGGCTAGTAATCCAACAGATTTGGTTTTGCAGCAGGCCGAACTGAAAATGCAGCAGGATTACTATACAATTCTGAAAAGTTATACCAGCTGGCTTAAGCAACAAAGCAAGGTAACTTGGCTGAATGATGGTGATGAAAACTCAAGATATTTCCATGCGGTTATGAAAAAAAGGAGAATAGAGAATCGAGTTACTACATTTTCTGTGAATG ACCGTTCAGAAAAAGGGGATGTGAAGAAAGCTCTTTTTGGGATCCATTCTATCAAAAGTCCTGGTTTGGATGGTTTTGGATCGAGTTTCTTTAAAGGCCTTTGGGAAGAGATAGGGGATGATGTCGCTAAGGCAGTGTTGGGTTTTTTTCAGGAAGGAAGACTCCCTTCTGAACTGAAGGAAACTGTGATATCGCTCATTCCCAAAAAAGAGAACCCGGAAGATGCAAATGACTATAGACCGATCGCTTGCTGTAGCACTCTCTACAAATGTATTTCAAAGATGATTTGTACTAGATTGGCTGAGGTCCTTCCTACTCTTGTGCAAAGCAACCAAGGAGCTTTTATTAAGAATAGACTGCTGGCTCATAATATTCTTATTTTTCATGATCTCCTAAAAGGTTATACCAGGAAGAGTGTGTCTGCTAGGTGCTTCATGAAGATAGACCTAAGCAAAGCTTATGATAATGTGGATTGGCAATTTGTGGAGGATCTTTTAAAAGAGCTATGCTTTCCTTCTCGATTTATTGGATGGATTTTAGTTTGTTTGCAAGGTACAAACTATAATTTGTTGATGAATGGTCGCCTTCAGGGTGCGTTCAAGGGTGAAAAAGGTCTTAGACAAGGGGATCCTATGTCCCCTCTTCTTTTCGTGTTGATTATGGAGTATCTTACAAGGTTGTTGGCTAGAAACACTTGTAAGAAGGGCTTTGGCTTCCACCCTCTATGTAAGTCGCTAAAGCTAACTAATCTCTGTTTTGCTGATGATCTGATTATCTTTTGCAAAGGTAATATCAAATCGGTGGAGATGGTAAATAGTGCTTTCAAGGAGTTTTGTGACACTACGGGTCTTTCAGCAAATAAATCGAAATCCCTCATCTACTTTGGATGGGTGAAGGCTGAAAGTAAGAAGCAAATATTGGATTTAGTTCAAATGGAGGAGGGTTCTTTCCCTCTGAAATATTTGGGAGTGTACCTCAGACCTACAAAATGGAAGGTTGCCGATTGTGGGATCATCTTGGACAAGCTAAATAAGAAGCTAAACAGTTGGGCTAGCAGGAATCTATCATTTGCTGGTCGTGCTCAACTAATTCACTCGGTGTTACTTGGAATTAGAAATTTTTGGATGAGTTTGTTTATTCTTCCTCAAAAGATTACAGCAGCGATAGACAAGAGTTGTAGAGATTTTCTTTGGGGGGCAAAAGGTAACCGAAGCAAATATCATCTTCCTGCTTGGGAGAAGGTTTGTCTCCCAAAAAAGTTTGGTGGAGTTGGCTTTAGGGAAGGAAAGAAGTGGAATATAGCTTTGATGGCTAAGTTCTTTTGGGCCATCTCGAGCAAGGAAGACAACCTTTGGGTTAAATGGGTCAACTCCATTTACCTTAAGGAGCAGAGTTTCTGGTCGTTATCAGTGAAGCAGGATATGTGCTGGTATTTTAAGAAGCTGTTGAAGCTTAGAGAGATTGTAGATATGGATAAGCTCCACCAAGCAGGGAGAGGAGGTAAATTTTATGTGAAAAAATTCTACAACTCTTTACTGTCTGTTGATAAAGTAGAATATGCTCATACGGTTTGGCACAAGTTAATTGTTCCAAAGCACAGATTTATATTTTGGCAGGCAATTAATAGCCAGTTATTAACTAGAGATCATTTGGGTAAAATCATGCCAATCCCTTCTAGTTGCTGTCCTGTTTGTGAGATTGATGATGAGACACACAGCCACCTCTTTATGGAATGCATATTTACTAGGAAGGTGTTTGGGGAGATTGAAAACTGGTTGGGGTGTTACTTTTGGCCAAGGAACTTTATTGATCTTCAGGAGAGGTGCTCGAAGAAACTCCACGATCTGAGGCAGCTTGTGATTAATGCTGTTCTGGCAGCTACAATCTATATGTTGTGGAAGAATAGGAATAggtgtattttttattgtatgaGTAGCACTATTATGGCTATTAGTAGAGAGATTAAAAGCATTGTTAAGATTAGAGTGTTGGGTAGTAATAACACTAGAGTTAAAAGGGTGGATCATTATGTATTGAATCTCATTGAAAGCTGGTAG
- the LOC133812737 gene encoding B-box zinc finger protein 19-like isoform X1 produces MRTLCDACESAAAIVFCAADEAALCRACDEKVHMCNKLASRHVRVGLANPSEVPRCDICENAPAFFYCEIDGSSLCLQCDMIVHVGGKRTHGRYLLLRQRVEFPGDKPGGNVDEPGSQPGSDQGEAARRGGQNQPSSKMTAEENHQQNHRVSPVRIPEANADGHTKRDTKMIDLNMKPHKLHEQSSNNQLFFQD; encoded by the exons ATGCGAACACTTTGTGACGCCTGTGAAAGCGCCGCCGCAATCGTGTTTTGCGCTGCTGACGAGGCTGCCCTTTGCCGTGCTTGTGATGAGAAG GTACACATGTGCAACAAACTTGCTAGTCGGCATGTAAGAGTTGGCTTAGCAAATCCCAGTGAAGTTCCTAGATGTGACATTTGTGAAAATGCACCTG CTTTTTTCTACTGCGAGATAGATGGAAGTTCCCTTTGTTTGCAATGCGATATGATTGTTCATGTTGGTGGTAAAAGAACACACGGAAGATATCTcttgttgaggcagagagttgaG TTTCCAGGAGATAAGCCCGGTGGTAATGTCGACGAACCTGGTTCCCAACCCGGTAGTGATCAAGGCGAAGCAGCTCGAAGAGGAGGACAGAATCAGCCTTCTTCTAAAATGACAGCTGAAGAGAATCACCAGCAAAATCATAGGGTTTCCCCTGTGCGCATACCAGAGGCCAATGCTGATGGACACACCAAGCGTGACACTAAAATGATTGATTTGAATATGAAGCCTCATAAGTTGCACGAACAATCTTCAAATAATCAG TTGTTTTTTCAGGACTAA